One stretch of Zootoca vivipara chromosome 8, rZooViv1.1, whole genome shotgun sequence DNA includes these proteins:
- the LOC118090502 gene encoding proto-oncogene Mas-like: MQSFSMERHINGTLQSAVDAVTYNEYNSTHNSSYNDQDDFQYEESIMHGFILVICCVGFLGNGIVIWLLGFRIRRKPFTTYILNLGVADFAFLLSLEFFCIIMAYSILFSIGVYLLAFTYNTGQLLLTAISIDRCVSVLFPIWHRCVRPTHLSTIVCALLWVLSCLLCLIVYILIETRFLESYNIYFDVLIAYFQFLMTGLLCLPLMTISTVILFIKVCFKSHPRKRGRLLIVILLTLLFFLVLAFPLNALLLNALIAGLNIPIRFHYAALCASLNSTVNPFLYFLVGRKKGGRSRESLMIILQRVLNEEENDRPEMDPPCLYPLRNLS, from the coding sequence ATGCAGTCATTCAGCATGGAAAGACATATCAATGGGACTTTGCAATCTGCTGTGGATGCTGTGACATACAATGAGTATAACAGCACTCATAATAGCTCATATAATGATCAAGATGATTTCCAGTATGAAGAATCTATAATGCATGGCTTTATTTTAGTTATCTGCTGTGTGGGATTTTTGGGGAATGGAATTGTCATCTGGCTTCTTGGTTTCCGCATTAGGAGGAAACCATTCACCACCTACATCCTTAATTTGGGTGTTGCTGACTTTGCATTCCTCCTGAGCCTAGAGTTCTTTTGTATTATTATGGCTTATTCTATTCTTTTTAGTATTGGTGTTTATCTCTTAGCCTTCACATACAACACTGGACAACTTCTTCTGACAGCCATCAGCATTGACAGATGTGTGTCTGTCCTCTTCCCTATCTGGCATCGGTGTGTCCGGCCGACACATTTGTCCACCATTGTGTGTGCCCTCCTATGGGTCCTCTCCTGTCTGCTCTGCCTAATCGTCTACATTCTCATAGAAACACGTTTCCTTGAATCATATAACATATATTTTGATGTCCTCATAGCATATTTTCAGTTTCTCATGACTGGACTGCTTTGCCTCCCACTCATGACAATTTCAACTGTGATCCTTTTTATCAAAGTCTGTTTTAAATCACACCCACGAAAGCGGGGAAGGCTTTTAATAGTTATTTTACTTacactcctcttcttcctcgtGCTTGCTTTTCCACTCAATGCCCTTCTTCTCAATGCATTAATTGCAGGCCTGAATATTCCCATTCGATTCCATTATGCAGCTTTGTGTGCCTCCCTCAACAGCACTGTGAACCCCTTCCTCTATTTTCTGGttgggaggaagaagggaggtCGATCTCGGGAGAGCCTAATGATCATCCTCCAGCGGGTTTTGAATGAGGAGGAGAATGACAGACCGGAAATGGATCCTCCTTGTTTATACCCACTTAGGAACCTTTCATAA
- the LOC118090501 gene encoding mas-related G-protein coupled receptor member H, producing the protein MNNNDLHSPIPLGAEEEYNRIHNATELPDYTDFGDETRPYDVTIIIILVCLFLLSILGLLGNGTVIWFLGFCMKRTVFSTYILNLAVADFGVLLGLFPWRIIAFLDNFHPHLVNVHVYYLAIISAYCFFSTNLICQFLLTAISLDSCVSFVFPIWHRCRRPPNLSIIVCAIIWSLTFLLTLVHILNDIVFFREAFAWYQLLVSAVFCLPLMTVSTLVLFIKVCLRSQQRKQGSVLIAILMVLLFSLLFAFPFTFLYLIFSFSHLTFRNALHIGSLCCCLNSSIKPLIYFLVGRRKRGQSRESLKVILQKLFKEEEDCREEVEVPIQTAV; encoded by the coding sequence ATGAACAATAATGACCTGCACTCTCCAATCCCTTTGGGTGCTGAGGAGGAATATAATAGAATACACAATGCAACTGAGCTCCCAGACTATACTGATTTTGGTGACGAAACACGGCCATATGATGTAACGATTATTATTATCCTTGTCTGCCTTTTCCTCCTTAGCATCCTTGGACTTTTAGGGAATGGAACTGTCATCTGGTTTCTCGGATTTTGCATGAAAAGGACTGTTTTCTCAACCTATATCCTGAATTTGGCTGTTGCTGACTTTGGGGTCCTCCTAGGCTTATTTCCTTGGAGGATAATTGCCTTCCTTGATAATTTTCATCCGCATCTTGTCAATGTCCATGTTTACTATTTAGCGATCATAAGTGCCTATTGCTTTTTCTCCACAAACCTCATCTGCCAATTTCTGCTGACAGCCATCAGCCTCGACAGCTGTGTTTCTTTCGTCTTCCCCATTTGGCATCGATGCCGCCGGCCACCCAACCTGTCCATCATTGTGTGTGCCATCATATGGAGCCTCACTTTCCTTCTCACTCTCGTGCACATCCTTAATGACATTGTATTCTTTAGAGAAGCTTTTGCTTGGTACCAGTTGCTGGTGAGTGCTGTGTTTTGCCTCCCGCTCATGACTGTCTCCACTCTGGTCCTCTTCATCAAAGTTTGCTTGAGATCACAGCAGAGGAAGCAGGGAAGTGTTTTAATAGCCATCCTGATGgtgctcctcttctccctcttgtttgcttttccatttactttcctttatttaatattttctttttcccatCTTACCTTTCGTAATGCACTACACATTGGATCTTTATGCTGCTGCCTAAACAGCAGCATTAAGCCACTGATTTATTTCCTGgttgggaggagaaagaggggtcAATCCAGGGAGAGCCTGAAAGTCATACTCCAGAAGCTTTTCAAAGAGGAGGAAGACTGCAGAGAGGAGGTAGAAGTCCCAATCCAAACCGCGGTGTGA